ATACGCGCTTTCCGCCCCTTCCGAGTATGCCGGCTATGAGAGTAGAGGTAGTCGTCTTGCCGTTTGAGCCCGTGACGGCGATCACCGGCTTGTCCAGGAACCTCGAAGCGAGCTCGACCTCGCTCATTATCTCCACGCCCCTCTTCGCCGCCTCTTCGAGCAGCGGAATGTTAAAAGGCACGCCCGGGCTCGGTATTATGACGTCGGCCGCAAGGAACGTCCCGGCGGTGTGGCCGCCCGTTTCGAGCTCGACGCCGAGCGACCTTAGCTCTTCGGCCTTCTCGCCGAGCTTTTCAGCAGTGGCCCCCTCGCTGAGCGAGACGGCCGCCCCCCTGCCGACGAGGAACCTGGCGGTTTCCATCCCTGTTTTTCCGGCCCCTACGACGAGCACCTTCATTCCCTTAAGCTCCATCAGGTTTCATTCACCGTGCCTTTACACATCTATGCCATTCCTTCCTTATCTCAGCTTCAAAGTCGACAGCGCGAACAGGGCGAGGACGAGGCATATTATCCAGAAGCGTATCACGACCTTCGACTCCGACCATCCGCTTAGCTCGAAGTGATGATGAAGAGGGGCCATCCTGAAGATCCTCTTCCGTGTGAGCTTGAATGACCCGACCTGAAGTATGACGGACATCGCCTCCGCGGCGAATAAACCGCCTACTATGATAAGGAGTATTTCCTGCTTGATCGTGAGCGCTACAGCGCCTATGGCCGCGCCGAGCGCAAGAGAGCCGACGTCGCCCATGAAGACCTGCGCCGGGTGCGAGTTATACCAGAGAAACCCGAGACACGCCCCGCCGACTGCCGCCAGAAAAACCGCGAGCTCGCCGGCTTCGGGGATGTAGGGTATCTGAAGATACTTCGAGAATTCCGCGTTACCTGCCAGGTATGCGAATACGATATAAGTCCCGGCCGCGACGATTATGGCCCCTATCGCGAGGCCGTCGAGCCCGTCCGTCAGGTTAACGCCGTTCGACGCACCGACGACGGCGAGCACTGCGAACGGGAGATAAAGCCATCCGAGGTTTATGACGGCCTTTTTAAAAAACGGCAGCATTACCGACGTGAATGGATAATCGGCCACCTTGTCCGCGCTGAGCGACATCTTGAACCCGTCTATGTCGGCCATGAGAACGAGGACGAAGAGGAAGGCGAAAAATATCTGGAGGATGAATTTCTCCCTCGCCCTCATACCCTTTTTCCTCGTGAATTTGAGCCAGTCGTCCAAAAACCCTATGAGTGCGTAGCTAAGCGTAAAAAGAATCACCGCCCAGACGACCTCGCTCGTGACGTTGGTCCAGAGGAGGGCCGAAAACATGATTGCCACGACTATAAAAGCCCCGCCCATGGTCGGCGTCCCGGCCTTGGATTTGTGCGTTTCGGGGCCGTCGTCCCTTATATTTTCGCCGAACTGCCTTCTGGTCAGAAACCCGATGAAAACACCGCCGAGGACGAGACTTATCAGAAATGCCGTCACCCCGGCTCCGAACGAACGGAAGGTGATGTATCTGAATACATTGAACAGTATAGAATCGTCGTTCAGCAGATAAAGAAGGTAAAACATTCCCTCAGGCTCCTTCCATGAGCAGCTTTGTAACTTCTTCCATGCGCATTCCCCGTGACCCCTTTACGAGCACCAGGTCCCCCCCGCGTGCGGCTTCGGCCACCGCCCGGGCGGCGTCGGCGTGAGTCTTCACGTGAACGCCCTTTCCAGCCCCTTCTACGACGTCGCCGCCGAAACTCCCGTAAGCGACAAGGACGTCTACGCCCGCTTCGGATATGTATTCGCCGAGCGCCCTGTGCTCAGGCCCGCTCGCTTCGCCGAGCTCCAGCATGTCGCCGATTACGGCTATCGACCTGCCCCCGGCGGCAAGGGTGACAAGCTCGTTAACGGCGCTCCTCATAGAATCGGGGTTGGCGTTGTACGTGTCGTTGATTATTCCGAATCCGGCCGGGCTCCTCAGGACCTCCAGCCTCATCTTCCCGGGCCTGAATCCTTCGAGGCCGGCCTTTATCTCGTCCGGCCCGCATCCGAGCGAATACCCGATGCCGGCCGCACAGAGGGCGTTCATCACGTTATGGAGGCCTATCCCGTTTATGCGAACGGGCATGTCCTTACCCATAAGGCTCATTACGAACCTTATGCCGGCTGTTCCCTCCTGCGTTATATCCTTCGCACGAAGGGACGCCTTTTCGTTCTTTATGCCGTACGTAAGCTTCCCGGAGTTTGTTTTAGACGCTATCTCCTCGACGCGCGGGTCATCGAGATTTACGACGAACACGTTATCCGGGCCGAACCGCTCCACGAGCTCGCCCTTGGCCCTTGCCACGCCGTCGAGTCCCCCGAGCTTTTCGAGGTGGGCCCTTCCGATGTTGGTAATAGTCCCGACGTCCGGGCGGGAAATTTCAGCAAGTCTTCTTATCTCGCCGAAGTCGTTCATTCCGAGCTCGACCACCGCCCTTTCGCAGCCGCCGTCGAGTTCGAGGAGCGTAAGGGGAAGCCCTATGAGGTTATTAAAATTGCCCGTGTTCTTATGCGTATTGAATCTGAGCGAAACGATCGCCGCCGACATTTCCTTCGTCGTCGTTTTGCCGTTCGAGCCCGTAATTGCAGCGAGCTTTAAAGCCGGGAAGCTCATCCTCCAGGCGGAGGCGAGGTCGCCGAGTGCCGTCAGCGTAGACGGGACGAGTACGACCGGCTTTCCGGAGCCCATTAAATCCGGGGCGTCTTCGACGACAGCCCCTGCC
This is a stretch of genomic DNA from Thermodesulfobacteriota bacterium. It encodes these proteins:
- the mraY gene encoding phospho-N-acetylmuramoyl-pentapeptide-transferase, with translation MFYLLYLLNDDSILFNVFRYITFRSFGAGVTAFLISLVLGGVFIGFLTRRQFGENIRDDGPETHKSKAGTPTMGGAFIVVAIMFSALLWTNVTSEVVWAVILFTLSYALIGFLDDWLKFTRKKGMRAREKFILQIFFAFLFVLVLMADIDGFKMSLSADKVADYPFTSVMLPFFKKAVINLGWLYLPFAVLAVVGASNGVNLTDGLDGLAIGAIIVAAGTYIVFAYLAGNAEFSKYLQIPYIPEAGELAVFLAAVGGACLGFLWYNSHPAQVFMGDVGSLALGAAIGAVALTIKQEILLIIVGGLFAAEAMSVILQVGSFKLTRKRIFRMAPLHHHFELSGWSESKVVIRFWIICLVLALFALSTLKLR
- the murF gene encoding UDP-N-acetylmuramoyl-tripeptide--D-alanyl-D-alanine ligase, with amino-acid sequence MFELSFVLDSTRGRLVSGDGAGEFRGVSTDSRKVRPGEIFFALRGDNFDGHKFVDEAFQKGAAGAVVEDAPDLMGSGKPVVLVPSTLTALGDLASAWRMSFPALKLAAITGSNGKTTTKEMSAAIVSLRFNTHKNTGNFNNLIGLPLTLLELDGGCERAVVELGMNDFGEIRRLAEISRPDVGTITNIGRAHLEKLGGLDGVARAKGELVERFGPDNVFVVNLDDPRVEEIASKTNSGKLTYGIKNEKASLRAKDITQEGTAGIRFVMSLMGKDMPVRINGIGLHNVMNALCAAGIGYSLGCGPDEIKAGLEGFRPGKMRLEVLRSPAGFGIINDTYNANPDSMRSAVNELVTLAAGGRSIAVIGDMLELGEASGPEHRALGEYISEAGVDVLVAYGSFGGDVVEGAGKGVHVKTHADAARAVAEAARGGDLVLVKGSRGMRMEEVTKLLMEGA